The nucleotide sequence TTACGACGTCTTATCTCCAAGTCACGTTTGTTTCTCATTATATTGAAAGTGGCTGCTACGGCAACAAAAAAGGTTGTTACTTTTATTCCTCCACCGGTAGACATAGGGCCTGCGCCTATAATCATAAGCAAAAAAGTAATAAAGAGGGTTGCGGAGGTAAGGTTACCCATATTCGCTACAGAGAATCCCGCTGTTCGTGGTGTAACCCCTCCTAATAAGGATGACGCAATTTTGCCGGTAAGAGGCAGATCGGCCAATGTGTTGTTATACTCAAGCAGAAAATAAGAGAGGCTTCCAATGATAATCAGAATGATTGTTGTAATAATAACGATATAAGTATGTACATTGATTATGTGAGGGGTATGAATGTAATGTTTCTGTTTTCCTGTAAGTACATTCAATCCGTTTACAGCAATATGCCTTATCAATTTCAAATAATTAAATACGATGGGAAAACCAATTCCCCCAATAATAATAAGGCATGATATCCATATTTGCAAGGTGTAATTATCCTTTACCAAAGGATCACTCATGTTGCCCGATAGTGTGGAAATTCCGGCATTGCAAAAGGCGGATACCGAATGAAAGATGGAGTAGAATATCTCCTGACTTACTCCGCCGGGAAAGGTTCCGGATACTTCTTTAAAGATAAAATAGGCTCCTACTAATTCGATAAACAGGGTTACAAACAGAATATGGATGATAACCTTAAAGAGTCCCCCCAGACGTTCTTCGCTTAGCATATCCTTTAGTATAAGCTGACTGTTTATAGATGTTTCTCCCATAAATGAAAGGGCAAAAAAGCTTGTAAAAGTCATAACCCCAATTCCTCCAATCTGGATTAATATCATAATGATAATATGACCGGGCTGCGTAAATGTTGAAGCTATATCGATGGTAGTTAATCCTGTAACGCATACAGATGAAGTTGCCGTAAATAAAGCATCAATAAAATTAATGCCCCCGGTAGTCACATTGGGCAGCATCAATAAACCTGTTCCGGTTAAAATAACAAATGCAAAACTAAAGATAAAAAGTAAAGAGGGTTTTACCTTATGCTGAAAAATCGTAAAAAGCTGCCGGGAACTGTGAATTACAGTAAGTATTATCAGTAAGGAATAGGTGGTCCAATCGTAAGAAAAGAAATCGAGGAATGGCAGCGATTCTTCCATCACCCTTTTAAAGAACATCTTGCTCGAAAGTACAGCTAGTAAGATAAGGTAGATACTCAGGTCCGCAAACAGCATTTTCTCCCTGATTATGTCTTTTATTTTAACAATGTATCTGAGGCTGATGCCAAGGAAGAAAAGTAAAAGGATATATTGTTGATAATTCGCCAGTTTTTCGGCAGTGTAAGGTGTGAGGTTGTATCCGAACTGATAGATGAGCGTAAATACTGAACCAAGAGAGGCTATCAGGATAAGCAACTCTGCAAAAATAGTGAGCAAGCTTTGGATAGTGCCCGCATAGATTTTATATACAAAAAGTAATCGCTTGATATCCATCTTGGCATAAAAAATTAATTTCAAACAAATATACAAATAAAACTTAATAATTAATGTAAAACACAAGAATATTGATATTGTTGAAGTTACACTATGCTTTGAATTCTTATTGTATAAAGTAAGATTATGAAATATCAGATAATTAGGATTTTATATTGATGGAAAAAATGTATTTGTGTTTTGATATTGAAAAAAAACAATATATTTGCAGTGTGTTTATATGATGTTGAACAGAATCACTTAAAGAAAATACCAGCATGTTATATCCTCATGTATCTGTTGATTGCGTTCTTCTTGGAGTCAATGAAGAAAAACTATGTGTTTTGCTAGTGGAAAGAGCGAATTCCCTTGGCGAAAGCATTGATTACAAATTGCCGGGAAGTTTAATTTATGAAAACGAAGATTTAGACGAAGCGGCTAATAGAGTATTGCAGGAAACTACCGGAGCCAAAAAAGTGAGATTAAAACAGTTCAGATGTTTTGGATCTCCGTCGAGAACGCAGAACAAAGAAGATGTACTTTGGTTGGAAAATGCTTCCAAATTGAAAATTGGACGTATCGTTACGGTTGCTTATCTGGCATTATGTAAAATCAGTAAGAAATCAAATCTTTCGTCCAAATATAAATCGGCCATGTGGGTTCCGGTTAACGAGCTTCCAAAGCTGCCGTTCGACCACAATGAGATTATTCACGAAGCGACTAAAGAAATCCGCTTATGGATAGAGGTTGAACCGTCCATTGTTTTCGAATATCTGCCGATCAAATTTACCGCTTTTCAGTTACGTCGCACGTATGAAATTATTTATGGTAAGGAATTTGATATCCGTAATTTTCATAAAAAAATGTCAGCATTGGAATATGTTGTTCCTACCGATGATATGGAAGAAGGAGTTGCGCACCGTGCCGCTCGTTATTATCGGTTCGATAAAGTGATTTATAATAAGCAACGTTCAAAAATTAATAAGAAATAGTCTAACTTAAATCTAAGAAATATGTATTTATTAGGATGTGATATTGGCAGCTCGTCTGTAAAGGCGTCTATTGTTGACGTTGAGAGTGGTAAGACAGTTGCTTCGGATTATTACCCCAGGGAAGAGGC is from uncultured Macellibacteroides sp. and encodes:
- a CDS encoding potassium transporter TrkG, producing the protein MKLIFYAKMDIKRLLFVYKIYAGTIQSLLTIFAELLILIASLGSVFTLIYQFGYNLTPYTAEKLANYQQYILLLFFLGISLRYIVKIKDIIREKMLFADLSIYLILLAVLSSKMFFKRVMEESLPFLDFFSYDWTTYSLLIILTVIHSSRQLFTIFQHKVKPSLLFIFSFAFVILTGTGLLMLPNVTTGGINFIDALFTATSSVCVTGLTTIDIASTFTQPGHIIIMILIQIGGIGVMTFTSFFALSFMGETSINSQLILKDMLSEERLGGLFKVIIHILFVTLFIELVGAYFIFKEVSGTFPGGVSQEIFYSIFHSVSAFCNAGISTLSGNMSDPLVKDNYTLQIWISCLIIIGGIGFPIVFNYLKLIRHIAVNGLNVLTGKQKHYIHTPHIINVHTYIVIITTIILIIIGSLSYFLLEYNNTLADLPLTGKIASSLLGGVTPRTAGFSVANMGNLTSATLFITFLLMIIGAGPMSTGGGIKVTTFFVAVAATFNIMRNKRDLEIRRRKITTYTIRRALATIIIYLTWLGLATIILSITEKGIPLFTILFEIASALSTVGLSINFSPELTETGKTVIITSMFIGRIGVLTFFASYFKEYKELVYSYPKENILM
- a CDS encoding NUDIX domain-containing protein; translated protein: MLYPHVSVDCVLLGVNEEKLCVLLVERANSLGESIDYKLPGSLIYENEDLDEAANRVLQETTGAKKVRLKQFRCFGSPSRTQNKEDVLWLENASKLKIGRIVTVAYLALCKISKKSNLSSKYKSAMWVPVNELPKLPFDHNEIIHEATKEIRLWIEVEPSIVFEYLPIKFTAFQLRRTYEIIYGKEFDIRNFHKKMSALEYVVPTDDMEEGVAHRAARYYRFDKVIYNKQRSKINKK